In Ruania alkalisoli, the DNA window ACGGCGATGGCATCGATCTCGACGAGCAGGTCCGGATGGCCGAGAGCACTGACCTGCGAGAGAACCCCAGGAGGGCTCACCGATGCTGCGGCGAACGCGCGGTCGAGTACCTCGCCTGCGCCGGCCTGGAACGCTGCGACGTCCGTGACGTGTGTGTTGAGCTGGACGACGTCGCTCAACGTCATGCCGGCGGCTTCGAGAACCCGGTGGACGTTGGCGAGAGTGAGTTCAACCTGCGCGCGCAAGTCGCCCGGGTGCTGCGGTTCGCCGTCGTCGGACATCGCCGTCTGACCGGACACGAACAGCCACGATGAAGGTGCGGTGACCAGCACGCCCTGATCGTCGGCGAAGTGCCAGTTGAAGGGGTTGATGCTCGTCTTGTCAGCCATGTGCGTCTCCCATCTGTCCGAGCGCCCTGCCAGGACGAGGTCGACGCTAGAATCTCAACCATGGTTGAGGTCAATTCGCGCTCGACGCTGACGCCCGGCGAGGTTGCCGCTCGTGCCGGGGTGGCCGTGTCGGCGCTGCACTTCTACGAGCGCGAAGGCCTGATCAGCAGCACCCGGACAGCCGGGAATCAGCGCCGGTACCGCCGCGACGTGCTCCGCCGGCTCGCTTTCGTGCGGGTAGCGCAGCGCGTGGGCATCCCGCTGGCCCGCGTGCGCGATGAACTGTCCCGCCTCCCCGACGAGCGCACTCCGAGCCGACGAGACTGGCAGCGGCTCTCCGCGGCATGGCGCGACGAACTCGAGGAACGGATCCGCCGGCTCGAACAACTTCGGGACGACTTCACCAGCTGCATCGGTTGTGGCTGCCTCTCCCTGCGGCAGTGCGCGCTCGCCAACCCGGGGGACGCGTTGGGCGGGCACGGGCCGGGCCCGCGTCTGCTCGAGGAGAACTCGCGCAGCTGATCCCGCGGCCTGACCATGCTCGGCCCGCCGTTCTGCTGCGCGAACCCTGACTACGCCGGGGGCGTGCCCTTGGGTGCGGGGCCGAGGTCGCTGAGTAGGTCGCCCATGCGCTTGTACGCACGGTTGCGGTAGGCGATCAGTTCGGCCTTGGTCTCCTCGTCGAAGTCGCCGGTCAGGCCCTTGCCGTTCTTCGCCCCATGCCGTCCGGCCGCCACGGCGTCGGAGATCAACGACGGCGTCCCGAGCCTTTCGCCGTACGCCTCGCCCAGGGTGGTGTAGCCATTGGCGTAGACGTCCAGGCCGGCCTGGTCGGCGATGGCGAACGGGCCGAAGAAGCCCAGCCGGTAGCCGAACGTGGTGCGCACGATCGTGTCGACGTCCTCGACGGTGGCCACGCCCTCCTCGACGACGGCGGTCGCCTCCTTCAGGAGGGCGTACTGGAGGCGGTTCAGCACCATGCCCGGGGTGTCGGCCACCTGGGCGCCCTCGCGGCCGATGCGCACGAGGAGAGCCTTGATGGCGTCGACGACCTGCGCCGTCGTGGCCTCCCCGGCGACCAGCTCGACGCCTGGGATGAAGGGCGCGGGGTTGGAGAAGTGCACGGTGAGGAAGCGCTCGGGGCCCTGCACGGCGGGGACGAGCACGTGCACGGGGATGGTGGAGGTGTTGGTGCCGATGATCGCGTCGGGGCGGGCGGCGGCGCTGATGCGGGCGAGGACGTCGTGCTTGACGTCGGCGCGCTCGAAGACGGCTTCCTCGATGAGGTCGACGTCCGCCACGGCCTCCTCGAGGGAGTCGGCGGCGGTGAGGTTGGTGCGGATCCGGTCGGTGCTGCCCGGCTCGTAGAGGCCGTCGGCCTCGAACTCGGCGGCCTCGCGCAGGAGCCGTTCCAGGCCGGCTTGGGTGGCCTCGGGGGTGGTGTCCACGATCGTGGTGCGGATCCCGGCGTTGGCGAAGATCTGCGCGATCCCGCCGCCCATGTAGCCGGCGCCGACCACGGTGACGGTCTCGATGGTCCTGCTCATACTTAGCTCCTCAGCGGGTGGGCTGGTCGGGTCGGTTCAGGGCCGAACCCAGCACTTGACGGATGTAATCACGATTCTCGGCGCACACGCCGATGGAGTCACTGCCGTAGTGCTCGGTGCAGAACGGGCCGCGGTAGCCGAGTTCAATCGCGCGGCGGATGACCGCGCGGTAGTTGATCACGCCGTACTTCAGCGGTACCGGGGCGGAGGAGTAGGAACCGGTGGCCGGGTCCTCGTCGCGGGTGTAGCTCTTGATGTGCCAGAAGTTGCAGTACGGCAGCACCGTCTCGAACAGGTCGATCATGCCGGGTGAGCTGGGGATCGGGCGGTGCAGGCGCACCAGGTTGCCGATGTCCGGGTTGAGGCCGACGGCGTCGTGGCCGACGTCTTTGACGAACTGCACCGCATCCTCGGGGGTGCCGACGTAGGTGTCCTCGTACATCTCCAGGCTGACCTGAACGCCGTTGGCGGCGGCATGGTCGCCGAGCTCGCGAATCCGCTCGATGGCGAGGGGGCGCAGTTCCGGGTCGTCCACGTGCCCGGGCTCGAGCCAGAACCACAGTGCCTTCTGCTGCGCCGGGGTGAGGCCCTGCATGAAGCCGACGTTGACGATCGAGGCGCCGACCTCGGGGGCGATGTCGAGGAAGCGGTGGGCGTCGGCGAGGTTCTGCTCGCCGTTGGCCCGGTCGACCACGCTGCTGCGCGTCATCGAGATGGAGGAGATGCCCAGGCCCTCGTCGGCGAGCACGCTGCGGAACTCAGCCAGTCGCTCCGGGCTGAGCTTGGCGAGGGAGAGCCAGGCGTCGGTGGGGTCGATGTGATCGAAGCCGAGTTCGCGCACCTGGCGCAGCTGGCCGGCCCAGGTGGCGGCGGGGGCGTCGATCGTGGGGGTGCCATCCGGCGTCGTAGCGCCGAAGGTGAGCATGTTGCAGGCGATCGGCCAGGTCTCGGCCGTCCAGTCTGCGGGGTCGTGGGGCGTCGTTGCTCGCGATTCCATATTATATAGGATATCACTCTCGACTGGAGGCTGCGGGGTCAGACGGTCGTCGGCGATGCTTGGGCGCCGGCACTGGCCCTGTGCGTTGGAGTGGACTCCACCGAGTGCTGGCCCAAGAGACTGCCACGCGGTTCGTGGCGTGGTTCAGGGCGGCGCGGGGGTCTTCGGCGCGGATGGAGTCGCTGCCTTCAGGACGTTGCTAGCGGCATTCGCAGGGACGGCAACAGGGACGCACTGGTACTCGCGTTCACGTTTGCCGACGTTTCCGATACGAGGCTGCTGTCAGCAGTTTCTCATTACCGCTCGCAGGCTCCACTACGGGCTCTTCGGACTTCCGGTGGGGATCAGGCCTTGAGTCCTCCGGCGACGAGGAGTACGCGGAGTCGGTAGTTGGTGAGGTTGCGGTAGCCGCGGGCGAGGCGTCGGTGGAGTTCGATGATGCCGTTGATGGCTTCGGTGCCGCCGTTGTTGGATCGGTCGGTGGTGAAGTAGGCCAAGAACGCGTCCTTCCAGCGGCGTAGCGTCCGTCCAAGGCGGGCGACCTCGGGGACCGGGCGGGTGTGGAAGATCGCCAGGATGCGTTGGGCCATCGTGCGCCCAGCGCTCAGGTCGGCGCAGCGGTAGGCCGCTCGTAGGTCTTGGGTGCACCGCCAGGCGAGGTAGACACTGGTGGGCCTGGTCAGCCTCGATCGCTGTGGCCAGGCGGGCGAGTTGGCGGTCGGTGAGGTTCTCCGCCTCGGCGCGCAGGATCCTCTGGATACCGTAGAGCGGATCACCCTTGCGGCCGCGGTGGCCGAGGGTCTCTTGCTGGACCGGCGGCGGCCCTCATCAACGGTCTGGGTGCCAAGCTTGACCACGTGGAAGGCGTCGAGCACGGCGTTGGCGTCGGCGATCGCGGTCTTGTAGCCGGCGAACGGGTCCAGCGCCGCAACCTCGACTCCGGCACGGAACTCGGCACTGCGGTCGGTGAGCCAGTCGGCGTAGGCCTTCTTCGACCGCCCGGGCCGTAGGTCCAGCAGCCGGGCGCGGACCTTGCCCTCGGCGTCGCGGGTCAGGTCGACCATGCCGGTGAGCTCCTTCGCGCCACGGCGACGCGGGTTGCCGTGGTGCCAGATGTGCTCATCGACGCCGAGGCTGACCACTCCGGCGAAAGCGGGACTCATCGGCGGCCAGCTAACGTAGCCCTCGCGCAGTCCGGGTCGGGGCAGCGCAAGGTGCGCTGACGCCAGATCACCCGCACTGGCACGAAGCCGGGCACATCATGCAGCTCGCACCTTCGCCGCCCGCGGCTGGGCGTGACGACCCCACGGTTTGGACAGCCCGTCAGCTGCCAAGGCGTGGAGACCGTGACCGTCACGAGCACGTCGGTGCGCTCGACGGCCTCCACATGAATGCCCGGATACCCAGGAGTGTGTCGCAGCGGACGTAGGGATCAGTGGTGGGCGCATCGCTGCACCCCGTAGCGTTGGTCAACGTCGAGGTCCTCGGAGTGAACAGTCTGCTTGGTCGCTACTGATCATCGAGGACCTCGATCCCTACCCACCCTCAGCTACCTCCGCGAGTCCCGCTCCCCACCAGAAGTCCGAAGAGCCCCTTACCGCTCGCGTCCTGCTGGCCGCGAGTAGGGCGCGGCCATTCCGGCGGAAAGAAGCGCGCTGCCTAGATTCTCGATCCCGATCGCGATGACCTGGGGTGAGGGGCCCGTCGCACTCAGCCCAAGAAACTCGCCAGTGACGACTTCGACCGCGACAGCAACGCACATCACCCCAACCTCGCTCTCCTCGCGATCTACGGCGAATCCCCGTTCCCTCGTAAGTTCCAGTTCATAGGCTAACTCGGCGAGATTGGTGATTGAGTGTTCGGTACGTGCCTCGAGTGCTCGAGAGCCTTTGAGCAGTCGGTCGTCCTTCTCATCCAACGTTGCCGCCAGCAGCGCCTTGCCAACGCCGGTGACGTGCGCCGGGTTGACACCCCCGATGACGGAGTTTGTCCTCAAGCCGTCTATCGGGTTCACTTTGTCCAGGTAGACCACTGACGTGTCCATGAGCCGTGCCAGGTGGACCGTCAGTCCGGACCACCGCGACACCTGGACCAACTGGTCATGAAACGAAGCGACGATCGGCGACTCTGCCTGGAACCGGAAGGCGACCTCGAGCGCCGCCGGCCCGAGCATGTATCGGGAGCTGGGACCGTCCTGATGCACGAAGTCGCGACTCTTCATTGCGCTGAGCACACGATGCATCGTCGACTTCGAAATGCCGGTCGCAACCGCAATCTCGCCGAGGCTCATGCCAGCAGCGTTGTCGCCCAGGAGGGTCAGAACCCGCAAGGCGCGATCCACGCCCTGGTGGGACTCGCTCTTCGTCATCCCGTGATCCTCTCGCACTTAGCCTCGATCCACCGACCGGCACTGATGTGTTGGGCGAGTTTGGCGCGGTCGTTGTGGGGGCCTTCGGGCGCGAGGAGCTCGGCGGTCTGCCCGGCTTTTCCACTGAGGTTCCTCGGTCGTAAGGACGCGTGCCTGGGGTCAGGTGGCGGGAGAACGAGCTTGTAGAGCGAGGCTTTGGCCCAGGGCCAGTGGAGGGGTAGGTGCAGGCGCAATCGCCGGGCAGAGGTCGCGATCCGGGCGGGGATGTTGATGAGTTTGCGGCGGATCGTCGCCGTCGTGGCCCGCAGCAGGGAGGGCGCCTGGGTGGTCAACGTGGCTGCGGCGCGGGTGAGGTTGAAGGCGATGACGGCACAGATGAGCCAGGCGGCGTTGGCGGTGGACTTCCCCGAGGGCAGGTGGGCCAGCGCCTAGGCCCTCAGATCGGCATTGACGTTCTCGATGATCGCGTGAGCGCGGTGGACTTGATCGGCGGTGACGGTGTCGCGCTCGTCGGTGTTGGTGGTGGTGAAGAAGGCGTGGAAGCGCCAGGTGTCGAACAGTGTCTGCTGACCGTGGCTGTTCATGGGGTTGAGATCAGGGATGCGGCGAACCACCAGGCGGCCGGGGACCTGCTCGGCGTTCTTCTTGGCGGAGGACGCGGTGAAGGGAACCTCAGCGACCTCAGCCCGCGAGACCCAGCTGCTGGTGGTTTCGTCGTAGATCGCATCGGAGTATCTGATCGGTGTCCAGGCGTCCTCGCTGATCGAGGCGATGGCGCGTTTGACGGCCGGGTCCATCCGCACGGGGATCGAGACCTGCGCCCGGTCTTCATCACGGCGCTGACCATGGCGTGGGAGTAGAACGCCGAGTCGGCCCGTACCAGTGCTTCTCGCCCGGCCAGGTGGCTGCGGCGCACCAGGGCGAGAGTGTCGGTAGCAAGTCGGGCCGCCCCACGCGGGGACCCGGCCGAGCCTTTACGCAGGCGCTGGGCGGCGATCACCGGGGCGATGTGATCGGTGGAGACCGTGGCCAGCAGCGCGTTCAGACCCCGGATGCCGGAGTAGCCGAAGGAGGCACCTGCTTGGCGTAGCCGTGGACCTCGATGATGGTGTCGTCGATGTCGACCATCACCGTGCCGGCCTGCTCCGCGGTGCCGAGCAGACCGGTGTGCTCGGCGAGGTTCGGCAGCAACCGTGAGGCCACCGCGTCAGCCTGCCGGACGTGCCCGATGGTGAAGGACCGCAGGAACTGCCCCAGTGTCGAGGGCGCATAGCCGCGGTCGAAGACCTTACCCATCCCGCCGTGGCGCAGCAGCGCCATGTCATCAGTACGGCCGGCACCGGCGACCATGCCAGCCACCAGCGAAGACAATTTCAAACCGGCGTTGGCGCCCTTGTCGCTGGGCACGCTCAGCCGCTCATCGGCAAGGGTGCGCAGTCCCGCCTTGCGGGCCAGGGCCATCAACGGGACCAAACCCGCTGTCGACACGAGATTCGGCTCGTCGAAGGTCGCAGACGTCACGGGGCGGATGTGAGAAAGCTGCACCTACGAGATGCCCTTCTTGAACTGGCGATACGGACCCTAAGCAAGCCGTGCCTTCCCAGGTCAGAGGGGCATTCTTGAGTTCCCGCGCCCACACGCAACGCTCACCGATCGGTGGATCGAGGCTTAGCCGACTCTTCCTACCTGAGACGGGCGCGCGACAGTCCGCGCCCGTGAGCACCACGTGCTGTCGGTAATGCTCGCGGTTGCAGAGCCCGCGGGCAACTCGGCGATGGAGATCGAGGGGTCGCCCCTGCCTTCAAGGGTCTGCCGAGTCGCGTGAGTGACACGCGTTCGCTCAGAGCGCGTTCCGTTAGGCGGAACGCTGGTCGCATCAACGGAACGTCTGCTAATCTCGCACTCACACCTCAGAGTTGAGAATGGAGTTGGAAGATGACCCATGTGTCACGCCGACAAGCGCTGCGTCTCGGAATCTTCGCCACGATGACCACCACCGGAGTAGGTGTGCTGACTGGCTGTGGGTCCGAGGGTGGTGACGCCACACCGACTGCCTCCGGCAGTGGCAGCGGCAATGGGCCGCTTCTGCCGACGTATATCGAGTACACCGGAGTCACACCAGATCTCTCTTCGACGCCCGAGGGCGCGCTCGCCGGCTACTTCCGTTACCCGGACCCACAACCGCGTGCGGGCGCCGAGCATCCGGCTGCTGGACTGGACTCGGTTGAGATCCTGTACCCGACGTACCAGCCTGTGCCCCTCGAGGTCTCGGAGAACCCGTTCTGGCAGGAACTCAACGACCGAGCGGGCGCCTCAATGGACCTGCTCATGACCCCTGCGGCCAACTATGACGAGAAGTTCCAGACGATGCTTGCAGGTGGCACCCTTCCGGAGATCACGGTCATCAGCGGAACGCCGCCCCGACTGTCACAGATCCTCAGCAGCCAGTTCGCAGATCTCTCGGAGTATCTCGCGGGTGACTTGGCGGCTGAGTATCCCTCACTTGCCAACATCCCAACCGTCTCCTGGCAGAGTTGCGTTGTCGGCGGTGTCCTCTACGGCGTCCCGCAGCCTCGACCCATCGCAGGCGGTCCGGCAATGTTCTACGACGAGGCACTCGTCAACGAACTAGGGCTCGACCCGAATCCGACGAGCATGGACGACTATCGCCAACTGATGCGCGACGCTACGGACGAGAGCGCGGGAAGGTTCGGCTGCAGCAACCCGGAGCGAATGCTCATACACGTGGCCATGATGCTAGGTGCCCCAAACAAGTGGCGACAAGCAGACGACGGGTCGTTCGTCAGCGCAGTCGCTGATGAGCGAACCAAGGAGGCTCTCGCGATCACCCGATCGATGGTCGAGGATGGTATTTTCCCGCCAAACTGGGTGTCGAGCACGTACTCGGACAAGCGTGACACCTTCACCACTCGGAAGGCGATCTTTCACCCCGACGGCGACGCCGCATGGAGCCTCTTCCAGGGCCAACTGGAGGCAACTGTCTCGGCCTTGCCCAACCCTGGGCCGGACGGCCAAGCCGCGCCGCATCACTGCGGCAATCCCCGGCAGGGCATGACCGTCATTCGCAGGGACCTCGAATCAGAACGGATCAAGCGGTTGTTGTCGACGCTCGACTGGCTCGCGACGCCGATCGGCACCCTCGAGCACCTATTCCGCAAGTTCGGTACCGAAGGATCCCTCTTTACCTGGGACGGAGGCATTCCATCGCCTGTCGAAGGTGCGACGAGCCAGATCATGGACCTCCAGTACATAGTTGACGGGCCGTCCGGATTGGGCCCGGCGATAGAGGACGATGTACGCCATCGCTACGAGTGGTACGCCGCGAACTCAGAGAACCTCGAACTCGACGCCTCTCTTGGCCTCTACTCCGAGACACAGGCTGAAGTGGGGGGCAACCTCACCGCGGACGTCGCGGCGATGCAGCTAGACATCCTTGCCGGTCGCAAGGACATCGGTGAGTGGGATGACTTCGTGACGACCTGGCGTGCCAACGGCGGCGACGCCGTTGCGGCAGAGCTCCAGGAAGAAGCTAGTCGATAGATGGTCAACTTGAACATCGGTGTCATCGGGCTCGGAGCGAGGCTGCGGGTGATGCTGAGATACCTGCGCGATGCAAATCCCGACACACTCGTGACCGCCCTCGCCGATCCGGACTCAGACGCCGCAACCTGGCTTGAGTCCGTACAGGGGGTTCGACCCCGCATCCTCGACATCGAGACGCTGGTCAACTCATCACGTATCGACGGCGTCATGATCGGCACACGGGACTACCAGCATGCTGAGCAGGCAGTTGCAGTTCTGAGGACAGGACTCCCCCTGTTTCTTGAGAAGCCCGTCGTCATCGACTGGGACCAGTGGTCGATGCTGGACACCTCCTATGCGATCAGCAGTTCACCAACGGTCATCTCGTTCCCGCTGCGCCGCTCAGCCATGATTACTCAAGTCAAGGAGCTCGTCGGAGCCGGTCGGATCGGCGAGATTCAACACCTTCAGGCCATCAACAATGTTCCCGCCTACGGCATCGGCGCCTACTACCACGGATGGATGCGGGAAGAGGCTCTTACCGGTGGGCTCTGGATGCAGAAGGCAACGCACGATCTCGACTACCTGACCTATCTGATTGGGGAGGAGCCCGCCCGAGTCTCCGCAGACGAATCGAAGACCAAGTTTGTTGGCTCACGACCGGCGGGGCTTCGATGCGTGGAATGCGATGAACGACTGAACTGCCCCGAAGGTCCAGAAACGTGGGTCGCTGGAGGCGGCAAGCCGACCGCGAGATTCGAGACCTGGCGCTGTGTATTCGCTAGCGATACCGGCAACCATGACTCCGCATCGGCGATCATCAAGTACAAGTCGTTGGTGCACGCGTCATACACACAGAACTTTTATAGCAGGCGCCAGGCAGCAACACGAGGCGCCATTGTCACCGGGACCACAGGGTCAATTCGATTCGACTGGTTCCGCGGAGTGGTCACGCTGACGCCCCACTACGACGACGCCGAGGAGCGCTACACCATCAACGGGGACGAAGACGGCCACTTCGGCGGCGACCTTGAGCTCGCGCGCGACTTCATCGCCGCTTGTCGCGGGGACGAACGGCCCGGAAGCGCCGATCTGCGCGATGGCTTGACCAGTGCCGCTATCGCGCTTGCCGCGCGCGACTCGTGCGCCACTGGTGCCAGGTCTCGTGTGCCATCCCCCAAGTCCGGAGGTAGGACGTGACCGCGAGAGCCAGCGCAGACCAGGTCGATGTACTCATCGTGGGCGGTGGTCTAGGAGGGGTAGCTGCTGCGATGGCACTCTGCGATCACGGCCACCGCGTGCTGATGGTTGACGAGTACCCTTGGATTGGCGGACAACTCACCGCGCAAGCGGTGCCCCCGGATGAGCACAAATGGATCGAGACCACCTCGCCCACGAGGTCCTACCAACGACTCCGCGAACGTATCCGTGAGCATTACCGTCGTAACTATCCCCTGACAGCTGTCGCTCGCGACGACTCGTTGCTCAACCCCGGACGGGGCACGGTCAGCAGGCTGTGCCACGAGCCTCGCGTCGCGGTCGGTGCAATCTACGAACTCTTGGCGCCCTTCTTGGCAGCGGGGAACTTGGAGGTCTGGACGCAGACACGCGTCGTTGAGGTAGAGACCGCTAACGACAC includes these proteins:
- a CDS encoding extracellular solute-binding protein is translated as MTTTGVGVLTGCGSEGGDATPTASGSGSGNGPLLPTYIEYTGVTPDLSSTPEGALAGYFRYPDPQPRAGAEHPAAGLDSVEILYPTYQPVPLEVSENPFWQELNDRAGASMDLLMTPAANYDEKFQTMLAGGTLPEITVISGTPPRLSQILSSQFADLSEYLAGDLAAEYPSLANIPTVSWQSCVVGGVLYGVPQPRPIAGGPAMFYDEALVNELGLDPNPTSMDDYRQLMRDATDESAGRFGCSNPERMLIHVAMMLGAPNKWRQADDGSFVSAVADERTKEALAITRSMVEDGIFPPNWVSSTYSDKRDTFTTRKAIFHPDGDAAWSLFQGQLEATVSALPNPGPDGQAAPHHCGNPRQGMTVIRRDLESERIKRLLSTLDWLATPIGTLEHLFRKFGTEGSLFTWDGGIPSPVEGATSQIMDLQYIVDGPSGLGPAIEDDVRHRYEWYAANSENLELDASLGLYSETQAEVGGNLTADVAAMQLDILAGRKDIGEWDDFVTTWRANGGDAVAAELQEEASR
- the soxR gene encoding redox-sensitive transcriptional activator SoxR, coding for MVEVNSRSTLTPGEVAARAGVAVSALHFYEREGLISSTRTAGNQRRYRRDVLRRLAFVRVAQRVGIPLARVRDELSRLPDERTPSRRDWQRLSAAWRDELEERIRRLEQLRDDFTSCIGCGCLSLRQCALANPGDALGGHGPGPRLLEENSRS
- a CDS encoding sugar phosphate isomerase/epimerase family protein, producing MESRATTPHDPADWTAETWPIACNMLTFGATTPDGTPTIDAPAATWAGQLRQVRELGFDHIDPTDAWLSLAKLSPERLAEFRSVLADEGLGISSISMTRSSVVDRANGEQNLADAHRFLDIAPEVGASIVNVGFMQGLTPAQQKALWFWLEPGHVDDPELRPLAIERIRELGDHAAANGVQVSLEMYEDTYVGTPEDAVQFVKDVGHDAVGLNPDIGNLVRLHRPIPSSPGMIDLFETVLPYCNFWHIKSYTRDEDPATGSYSSAPVPLKYGVINYRAVIRRAIELGYRGPFCTEHYGSDSIGVCAENRDYIRQVLGSALNRPDQPTR
- a CDS encoding RidA family protein gives rise to the protein MADKTSINPFNWHFADDQGVLVTAPSSWLFVSGQTAMSDDGEPQHPGDLRAQVELTLANVHRVLEAAGMTLSDVVQLNTHVTDVAAFQAGAGEVLDRAFAAASVSPPGVLSQVSALGHPDLLVEIDAIAVR
- a CDS encoding 3-hydroxyacyl-CoA dehydrogenase family protein → MSRTIETVTVVGAGYMGGGIAQIFANAGIRTTIVDTTPEATQAGLERLLREAAEFEADGLYEPGSTDRIRTNLTAADSLEEAVADVDLIEEAVFERADVKHDVLARISAAARPDAIIGTNTSTIPVHVLVPAVQGPERFLTVHFSNPAPFIPGVELVAGEATTAQVVDAIKALLVRIGREGAQVADTPGMVLNRLQYALLKEATAVVEEGVATVEDVDTIVRTTFGYRLGFFGPFAIADQAGLDVYANGYTTLGEAYGERLGTPSLISDAVAAGRHGAKNGKGLTGDFDEETKAELIAYRNRAYKRMGDLLSDLGPAPKGTPPA
- a CDS encoding Gfo/Idh/MocA family protein, with translation MVNLNIGVIGLGARLRVMLRYLRDANPDTLVTALADPDSDAATWLESVQGVRPRILDIETLVNSSRIDGVMIGTRDYQHAEQAVAVLRTGLPLFLEKPVVIDWDQWSMLDTSYAISSSPTVISFPLRRSAMITQVKELVGAGRIGEIQHLQAINNVPAYGIGAYYHGWMREEALTGGLWMQKATHDLDYLTYLIGEEPARVSADESKTKFVGSRPAGLRCVECDERLNCPEGPETWVAGGGKPTARFETWRCVFASDTGNHDSASAIIKYKSLVHASYTQNFYSRRQAATRGAIVTGTTGSIRFDWFRGVVTLTPHYDDAEERYTINGDEDGHFGGDLELARDFIAACRGDERPGSADLRDGLTSAAIALAARDSCATGARSRVPSPKSGGRT
- a CDS encoding IclR family transcriptional regulator, with the translated sequence MTKSESHQGVDRALRVLTLLGDNAAGMSLGEIAVATGISKSTMHRVLSAMKSRDFVHQDGPSSRYMLGPAALEVAFRFQAESPIVASFHDQLVQVSRWSGLTVHLARLMDTSVVYLDKVNPIDGLRTNSVIGGVNPAHVTGVGKALLAATLDEKDDRLLKGSRALEARTEHSITNLAELAYELELTRERGFAVDREESEVGVMCVAVAVEVVTGEFLGLSATGPSPQVIAIGIENLGSALLSAGMAAPYSRPAGRER
- a CDS encoding transposase, with product MSPAFAGVVSLGVDEHIWHHGNPRRRGAKELTGMVDLTRDAEGKVRARLLDLRPGRSKKAYADWLTDRSAEFRAGVEVAALDPFAGYKTAIADANAVLDAFHVVKLGTQTVDEGRRRSSKRPSATAAARVIRSTVSRGSCAPRRRTSPTANSPAWPQRSRLTRPTSVYLAWRCTQDLRAAYRCADLSAGRTMAQRILAIFHTRPVPEVARLGRTLRRWKDAFLAYFTTDRSNNGGTEAINGIIELHRRLARGYRNLTNYRLRVLLVAGGLKA